One segment of Alphaproteobacteria bacterium DNA contains the following:
- the yacG gene encoding DNA gyrase inhibitor YacG gives MSCPLCKNPSNSSFDPFCSKSCKNTDLLRWFNEDYRIPTEEILDNEEVDEENES, from the coding sequence ATGTCCTGTCCTCTTTGTAAAAACCCCAGTAACTCATCTTTTGATCCCTTTTGCTCAAAATCCTGTAAGAATACAGACCTTCTTCGGTGGTTCAACGAAGATTATAGAATTCCAACAGAAGAAATTCTGGATAACGAAGAAGTTGATGAGGAAAATGAATCGTAA
- the acnA gene encoding aconitate hydratase AcnA: MTTNGHDSLNVRKTLTVSGKSYDYYSLPAAQDAGLNGLQNLPFSMKILIENLLRHEDGKRVKVEDIHAAVQSINNGHNSTEIAFIPARVLMQDFTGVPAIVDLAAMRDAMTALKGDPTLINPLIPVDLIIDHSVMADSSGSADSFSKNVTLEYQRNHERYAFLRWGQEAFKNFRVVPPGTGICHQVNLEYLAQVVWVSPDSSGREVAYPDTLVGTDSHTTMINSLAVLGWGVGGIEAEAAMLGQAVSMLIPKVVGFKLMGRLPEGTTATDLVLTVTNILRTKGVVGKFVEFYGEGLDALSLADRATVANMAPEYGATCGFFPFDQKTIDYLEFTGRDPHRIALVKAYAKAQGLWRDDKTPDPQFSESLLLDLNTVCPTIAGPKRPQDKVLLSEAKSTCMSSLKEEHKNSDESFPISGQDYSLNHGDIVIAAITSCTNTSNPFVMIGAGLLARKARSKGLKPKPWVKTSLAPGSQVVSDYLENARLTEDFDALGFNLVGYGCTTCIGNSGPLHPEIARVIETHDLTVCSILSGNRNFEGRINSHVKANYLASPPLVVAYALAGSLLTDLTTEPLGIGSEGKPVYLKDIWPTEAEIQEIIQHSLTPEMFRKRYANVFKGDAAWQKIQGKASLTYDWQEKSTYVKNPPYFEDVGSQMTKPANVKGARILAVLGDSITTDHISPAGNIKTDGPAGHYLHQFGVTVNDFNSYGARRGNHEVMMRGTFANIRLLNEMLPGTTGGITKYFSTEKGIEPEILPIYSAAMKYQKDGTPLVVIAGKEYGSGSSRDWAAKGPLLLGVKAVIAESFERIHRSNLVGMGVLPLTFLNGESRKSLALTGEEIIDITDISTDIKPGMTVTCTITRPSGQSSTHTLLCRIDTQDEVNYFQNGGILPFVLRSLTKVV; this comes from the coding sequence ATGACAACAAACGGACACGATTCTTTAAACGTACGAAAAACCCTCACAGTTTCAGGAAAATCCTATGACTATTATAGTTTACCTGCTGCTCAAGATGCGGGATTAAACGGTTTACAAAATCTTCCCTTTTCAATGAAAATTTTGATTGAAAATTTATTGCGCCATGAGGATGGAAAGCGTGTGAAAGTAGAAGATATTCATGCAGCTGTCCAAAGTATTAATAATGGGCATAATTCTACGGAAATTGCTTTTATTCCGGCGCGTGTTCTCATGCAAGATTTTACAGGTGTTCCTGCTATCGTTGATTTAGCGGCCATGCGTGATGCTATGACCGCCTTAAAAGGGGATCCAACATTAATAAATCCTCTTATCCCTGTTGATTTGATTATTGATCATTCCGTTATGGCAGATTCTTCTGGATCTGCTGATTCATTTTCGAAAAATGTAACCCTTGAGTATCAAAGAAATCATGAGCGTTATGCCTTTTTACGCTGGGGACAAGAAGCCTTTAAGAATTTTCGTGTTGTACCACCGGGAACGGGAATTTGTCATCAGGTTAATTTAGAATATCTCGCGCAAGTTGTTTGGGTATCACCAGATTCTTCCGGCCGAGAGGTTGCTTATCCGGACACACTTGTGGGGACAGATAGTCACACAACTATGATCAATAGTCTTGCCGTTCTGGGCTGGGGTGTCGGTGGAATTGAAGCTGAAGCTGCCATGTTGGGCCAAGCCGTTTCGATGCTCATCCCCAAAGTGGTTGGGTTTAAATTAATGGGCAGGTTACCTGAGGGAACCACTGCTACGGACCTCGTTCTTACCGTAACAAACATTTTACGTACCAAAGGTGTCGTGGGCAAATTTGTTGAGTTTTATGGGGAAGGGTTGGATGCTCTTAGTCTCGCCGATCGCGCAACTGTAGCCAATATGGCGCCTGAATATGGTGCCACTTGTGGTTTTTTCCCCTTCGATCAAAAAACCATTGATTACTTGGAATTCACGGGTCGCGATCCCCATCGTATTGCTCTTGTTAAAGCTTATGCGAAAGCCCAAGGTCTTTGGCGTGATGACAAAACTCCTGACCCCCAATTTTCTGAATCTCTTCTTTTAGACCTAAACACGGTTTGCCCCACTATAGCTGGACCAAAGCGCCCCCAAGATAAGGTCCTGTTATCCGAAGCAAAATCCACATGTATGAGCTCTTTAAAAGAAGAACATAAAAATAGTGATGAATCTTTCCCCATTTCTGGTCAGGACTATTCTTTAAATCATGGTGACATCGTTATTGCAGCCATTACCAGTTGTACCAATACATCCAACCCCTTTGTAATGATTGGTGCGGGATTGCTAGCTCGAAAAGCGAGATCTAAAGGATTAAAACCCAAACCCTGGGTCAAAACATCTTTGGCTCCTGGATCTCAAGTTGTTTCAGATTACTTAGAAAATGCAAGGCTCACTGAAGATTTTGATGCCTTAGGTTTTAATTTGGTTGGGTATGGATGTACAACCTGTATTGGAAATTCTGGCCCTTTACATCCCGAAATTGCTAGGGTCATCGAAACTCATGACTTAACCGTCTGTTCTATTCTTTCAGGAAATCGAAATTTCGAAGGACGGATCAATTCTCATGTTAAAGCAAATTATTTAGCCTCACCCCCCTTGGTTGTTGCTTATGCGTTAGCCGGATCCCTGTTAACAGATTTAACGACAGAACCTTTAGGAATAGGGTCTGAAGGTAAACCTGTTTATTTAAAAGATATTTGGCCAACAGAAGCAGAAATCCAAGAAATCATTCAACACTCTTTAACTCCAGAGATGTTCAGAAAACGCTATGCTAATGTATTTAAAGGCGATGCTGCCTGGCAAAAAATTCAAGGAAAAGCCAGCTTAACTTATGATTGGCAAGAAAAAAGCACTTATGTTAAAAATCCACCCTATTTTGAAGATGTTGGGTCCCAAATGACCAAGCCTGCTAATGTAAAGGGTGCTCGTATTTTAGCTGTTTTAGGTGACAGCATTACCACGGATCACATTTCTCCAGCCGGTAATATAAAAACAGATGGTCCCGCTGGACATTACCTTCATCAGTTTGGCGTAACTGTAAATGACTTTAATAGTTATGGTGCTCGCCGCGGAAATCACGAAGTCATGATGCGGGGAACATTTGCCAATATTCGTTTATTAAACGAAATGCTTCCCGGCACAACGGGGGGAATTACAAAATATTTTTCAACAGAAAAGGGAATTGAGCCAGAAATTCTCCCCATTTATAGTGCAGCTATGAAATATCAAAAGGATGGCACGCCTTTGGTTGTGATTGCTGGAAAAGAATATGGTTCTGGTTCGTCCCGCGACTGGGCAGCTAAGGGCCCATTATTGCTCGGCGTTAAAGCTGTTATTGCAGAAAGTTTCGAACGTATCCATCGTTCCAATTTAGTAGGAATGGGTGTCCTCCCCTTAACCTTTCTGAATGGCGAAAGCCGAAAGTCGCTTGCTCTTACGGGTGAAGAAATCATCGACATTACAGATATAAGTACAGACATAAAACCTGGAATGACCGTGACTTGTACCATTACACGACCGTCCGGACAATCTTCAACCCATACTTTGCTATGTCGTATTGACACACAAGATGAGGTAAACTATTTCCAAAATGGTGGTATTTTACCGTTTGTTTTGAGGAGTCTGACGAAAGTAGTTTAG
- a CDS encoding multidrug effflux MFS transporter encodes MNTKMNNLSLHRLTPVLLMFAVLAFEMSTDLYLPSLPEMGKFFKVPDAAVQNTLSGYLLGFALLGLIAGPLSDSIGRRPVILASMSIFAVGSISCWFAPTMTSLIVARFAQGIGAGMTMVVSTAILKDIYDEKNFSRILSTMGMVITLSPMVAPIFGGKIADVWGWKSCFFIIAVVATTIWIAIIVCLRESLNPEHRASQKARFSGWVLFETYGQLLKRKEIVTFALISAITYGGLWAWIVEAPFYLINELEIKSVDYGYYSAIGPGAYILGTFLNRRCVIFYGIERMLAWGLWLMILGAGLTLTATICYPSSLIALYIPFSIYAVGLAPVFANAVTKAVAVIPSQRGGASALLNSLEMGISALCAFAVSFLSNGTLVPCTLMMLASGIICAFMFLSTSKIQEKSDTLITPYRG; translated from the coding sequence ATGAATACGAAAATGAATAATCTCTCTTTGCATCGGTTAACGCCGGTATTGCTCATGTTTGCTGTATTGGCTTTTGAGATGTCTACAGATTTATATCTTCCCAGTTTACCGGAAATGGGGAAATTTTTTAAGGTTCCCGATGCGGCAGTCCAAAATACGTTAAGTGGCTATTTATTGGGTTTTGCTTTGTTGGGATTGATTGCTGGTCCCTTGTCAGACAGCATTGGTCGACGCCCTGTTATTTTGGCAAGCATGAGTATATTTGCAGTGGGCAGTATTAGTTGTTGGTTTGCGCCGACAATGACAAGTTTAATTGTAGCGCGTTTTGCTCAAGGAATTGGGGCTGGAATGACGATGGTTGTTTCAACTGCCATTCTCAAAGATATTTACGATGAGAAAAACTTTTCTCGTATTTTATCAACCATGGGTATGGTTATTACTTTATCTCCGATGGTTGCTCCTATTTTCGGCGGGAAAATTGCTGATGTTTGGGGATGGAAAAGTTGTTTCTTCATCATTGCCGTCGTTGCAACCACCATTTGGATTGCCATTATTGTTTGCCTCAGAGAAAGTTTAAACCCTGAGCATAGAGCTTCTCAAAAAGCTCGATTTTCCGGGTGGGTTCTTTTTGAAACTTACGGCCAACTTCTTAAGCGTAAAGAGATTGTTACTTTTGCATTGATTTCAGCTATTACCTACGGCGGCTTATGGGCATGGATTGTGGAAGCGCCTTTTTATCTGATTAATGAATTGGAGATCAAGAGTGTGGATTATGGATATTACTCGGCTATTGGTCCGGGGGCTTATATTTTAGGGACATTTCTCAACCGGCGTTGTGTTATTTTTTATGGCATCGAGCGCATGCTTGCTTGGGGATTGTGGTTGATGATTTTAGGAGCCGGTCTAACTCTTACGGCAACGATTTGTTACCCATCCTCTTTAATTGCCCTCTATATTCCTTTTTCAATTTATGCTGTAGGATTGGCCCCGGTATTTGCGAATGCAGTTACAAAAGCTGTTGCTGTCATCCCATCTCAGCGAGGTGGGGCCTCGGCTTTATTAAATTCTCTTGAAATGGGCATTTCTGCACTCTGTGCTTTTGCGGTTAGTTTTTTAAGTAATGGGACTCTTGTCCCTTGTACCCTTATGATGCTTGCCAGTGGAATTATATGTGCATTTATGTTTTTAAGCACGTCTAAGATTCAAGAAAAGTCAGATACCCTTATTACCCCGTATAGGGGATAA